In a single window of the Atlantibacter hermannii genome:
- the ppdB gene encoding prepilin peptidase-dependent protein B, whose product MLVPRGFSLIEVLVAMSLSSILMLGTMRLLPSLQRAMLHQSQMNVMRDDLWQLAFALGKQVQRAGYCHGECAGRGIDIRENGNCLVVQWDANHNGKWDGATATEPEQTSYRLRDKSIEIQRGTRQCAGKGWERLTDPAQFNVETFVVTQRARAGRKPLITISLSASTALDSTRRLSVEQQVVGYNL is encoded by the coding sequence ATGTTAGTCCCGCGCGGTTTTTCACTCATCGAAGTGCTGGTGGCAATGTCGTTGAGCAGCATACTCATGTTGGGCACGATGCGGCTGCTGCCATCGCTACAGCGTGCGATGCTGCATCAGTCACAGATGAATGTCATGCGCGACGATCTCTGGCAACTGGCTTTTGCGCTCGGAAAACAGGTCCAGCGGGCAGGGTATTGCCATGGTGAGTGCGCCGGGCGGGGGATAGATATTCGCGAAAATGGCAACTGCCTGGTGGTGCAATGGGATGCCAACCACAATGGTAAATGGGACGGCGCGACGGCGACCGAGCCTGAGCAAACCAGCTATCGCCTGCGGGATAAAAGTATCGAGATCCAACGTGGGACGCGGCAATGCGCCGGTAAGGGATGGGAGCGTCTGACGGATCCGGCGCAGTTTAACGTTGAGACATTCGTTGTTACGCAACGGGCCAGAGCGGGGCGGAAGCCCCTCATCACGATATCCCTGTCAGCTTCAACGGCGCTGGACTCAACCCGACGTCTCTCCGTTGAGCAGCAGGTTGTGGGGTACAACCTGTGA
- the thyA gene encoding thymidylate synthetase has translation MKQYLDLMKKVLNEGAQKNDRTGTGTLSIFGHQMRFNLQEGFPLVTTKRCHLRSIIHELLWFLKGDTNVAYLHENNVSIWDEWADEQGNLGPVYGKQWRAWPTPDGRHIDQIANVMQQLKNDPDSRRIIVSAWNVGELDKMALAPCHAFFQFYVADGKLSCQLYQRSCDVFLGLPFNIASYALLVHMVAQQCDLEVGDFVWTGGDTHLYSNHLEQTHLQLTREPRALPKLVIKRKPESLFDYRFEDFEIEGYDPHPGIKAPVAI, from the coding sequence ATGAAACAATATCTTGATTTGATGAAAAAGGTGCTCAACGAAGGGGCCCAAAAAAACGACCGGACCGGAACGGGAACGCTCTCCATTTTCGGCCATCAGATGCGTTTTAACCTGCAGGAAGGGTTCCCGCTGGTCACCACCAAGCGTTGTCACCTGCGCTCCATCATTCATGAACTGCTGTGGTTCTTAAAAGGCGATACCAACGTCGCTTACCTGCATGAAAATAACGTCTCCATTTGGGATGAATGGGCTGACGAGCAAGGTAACCTTGGTCCGGTGTACGGTAAACAGTGGCGCGCCTGGCCAACGCCAGATGGTCGCCACATCGACCAGATCGCCAACGTAATGCAGCAGTTAAAAAACGATCCTGACTCGCGGCGTATTATTGTTTCCGCCTGGAACGTGGGCGAGCTGGATAAAATGGCGCTGGCGCCTTGTCACGCATTTTTCCAGTTCTATGTGGCAGACGGTAAGCTTTCTTGCCAGCTTTATCAGCGTTCATGCGACGTGTTCCTGGGTCTGCCGTTTAATATCGCCAGCTATGCCTTATTGGTGCATATGGTGGCCCAACAATGCGACCTTGAAGTCGGCGATTTCGTGTGGACCGGCGGCGATACGCACCTCTACAGCAACCATCTTGAGCAAACACATCTGCAGCTTACGCGCGAACCGCGCGCACTGCCGAAACTGGTCATCAAACGCAAACCGGAATCCCTGTTTGATTACCGTTTCGAAGATTTCGAGATCGAGGGCTACGATCCGCATCCGGGTATAAAGGCACCGGTCGCGATATAA
- the ygdB gene encoding protein, producing MNRQRGFSSVSMVMMLLILGAVLLHGLEQHLRTESSLLMNERRAMSAFNNALSAQAWGTTLDWQPTSEWQCKMRPENGWRACLKSVSPGEVLMAAQGLQDKPPLTLWRWGKRGAAVTFSSQGWIDICPLREATLCQLP from the coding sequence GTGAACCGCCAGCGCGGCTTTTCTTCTGTCTCAATGGTGATGATGCTGTTGATATTAGGCGCCGTTCTGCTCCATGGCCTTGAGCAGCACCTCCGCACCGAGTCTTCTCTGCTGATGAATGAGCGAAGGGCGATGAGTGCATTTAACAACGCGTTATCCGCTCAGGCATGGGGCACGACGCTTGACTGGCAACCCACCAGCGAATGGCAGTGCAAAATGAGGCCGGAGAACGGCTGGCGCGCCTGTCTTAAATCCGTTTCGCCTGGAGAGGTGCTGATGGCGGCGCAAGGTTTACAGGATAAACCGCCGCTGACGCTGTGGCGCTGGGGAAAGCGGGGGGCAGCCGTGACATTCAGTTCGCAGGGTTGGATTGATATTTGCCCGTTACGCGAGGCTACGTTATGTCAGCTGCCCTGA
- the lgt gene encoding prolipoprotein diacylglyceryl transferase produces MTMNSGYLHFPDIDPVIFSVGPLSLHWYGMMYLVGFVFAMWLAIRRANRPGSGWTKNEVENLLYAGFLGVFLGGRIGYVLFYNMPLFLENPLYLFKVWDGGMSFHGGLIGVICVMIWFARRTKRTFFQVSDFIAPLIPFGLGAGRLGNFINGELWGRVDPNSPFAMLFPGSRSEDVALLATHPEWQSIFNTYGVLPRHPSQLYEMVLEGIVLFIILNLFIRKPRPMGSVSGLFLIGYGAFRIIVEFFRQPDAQFTGAWVQYISMGQILSIPMIVAGIAMMVWAYRHRPQQQVS; encoded by the coding sequence ATGACTATGAACAGTGGCTATCTGCATTTTCCCGATATCGATCCGGTAATCTTTTCCGTAGGGCCGCTCTCCCTCCACTGGTACGGCATGATGTACCTGGTTGGATTTGTGTTTGCCATGTGGCTGGCGATCCGTCGCGCTAATCGTCCCGGTAGCGGATGGACGAAAAACGAAGTTGAAAACCTGCTGTATGCGGGCTTTCTGGGTGTGTTTCTGGGCGGCCGTATCGGCTATGTGCTTTTCTACAACATGCCGCTGTTCCTCGAAAATCCGCTGTATCTGTTTAAAGTCTGGGATGGTGGGATGTCCTTCCACGGCGGCCTGATTGGCGTAATTTGCGTCATGATTTGGTTCGCTCGCCGTACCAAACGCACCTTCTTCCAGGTCTCCGATTTTATTGCGCCGCTGATCCCATTTGGTCTTGGCGCTGGCCGTTTGGGCAACTTTATCAACGGTGAGCTGTGGGGACGTGTCGATCCCAATTCTCCGTTCGCAATGTTGTTCCCGGGCTCACGCAGCGAAGATGTCGCGCTGCTGGCCACGCATCCGGAATGGCAGTCGATTTTCAATACCTATGGCGTTCTGCCTCGCCACCCGTCACAGCTTTATGAAATGGTACTGGAAGGGATCGTGCTGTTTATTATCCTCAACCTGTTTATTCGTAAGCCGCGTCCGATGGGCTCCGTTTCCGGCCTTTTCCTGATTGGTTATGGCGCATTCCGCATCATCGTCGAGTTCTTCCGCCAGCCAGACGCGCAGTTTACCGGCGCCTGGGTGCAGTACATCAGCATGGGCCAAATCCTTTCTATCCCGATGATCGTCGCAGGTATCGCGATGATGGTTTGGGCTTATCGCCATCGCCCGCAGCAACAGGTATCGTAA
- the nudH gene encoding (di)nucleoside polyphosphate hydrolase, translating into MIDDDGYRPNVGIVICNRQGQVMWARRYGQHSWQFPQGGINPGESAEQAMYRELFEEVGLQRKDVRILATTRNWLRYKLPKRLVRWDTKPVCIGQKQKWFLLQLISNDSDINMQTSSTPEFDGWRWVSYWYPVRQVVSFKRDVYRRVMKEFASVVMALQEAAPVRNHAPAYRRKRG; encoded by the coding sequence GTGATCGATGATGATGGCTACCGCCCGAACGTTGGTATCGTAATTTGTAATCGTCAGGGACAGGTCATGTGGGCGAGACGCTATGGCCAACACTCCTGGCAATTTCCGCAGGGGGGCATCAATCCCGGCGAGTCAGCAGAGCAGGCCATGTACCGCGAGCTTTTCGAAGAGGTCGGATTACAGCGAAAAGACGTCAGGATCCTTGCTACAACCCGAAACTGGTTGCGTTATAAATTACCAAAGCGTTTGGTGCGTTGGGACACTAAGCCGGTGTGTATCGGCCAGAAGCAAAAATGGTTTCTTCTGCAATTGATAAGTAATGATTCCGATATCAATATGCAGACCAGCAGTACACCAGAGTTTGACGGGTGGCGTTGGGTTAGTTATTGGTATCCAGTGCGTCAGGTAGTCTCCTTTAAACGCGATGTTTATCGTCGAGTCATGAAAGAGTTTGCCAGCGTAGTTATGGCATTGCAGGAAGCAGCGCCAGTGCGTAATCACGCGCCTGCTTATCGACGAAAAAGAGGTTAA
- the mutH_2 gene encoding DNA mismatch repair protein, with protein sequence MAARWRPPLFASLHSPGNSGVVWETSHVRHKLKRVLWMPVEGERSLPLGERRVGSPLLWSPSEEEEEQLRRDWEELMDLIVLGQVERITARHGEVLQLRPKAANSKALTEAIGIHGEPILTLPRGFYLKKNFTAALLARHFLL encoded by the coding sequence ATGGCCGCCCGCTGGAGACCACCTTTGTTTGCGTCGCTCCACTCACCCGGAAACAGCGGTGTCGTGTGGGAAACCAGTCATGTGCGTCATAAGCTAAAACGGGTGTTATGGATGCCGGTCGAGGGCGAACGCAGCCTGCCGCTCGGGGAGCGCCGCGTCGGTTCGCCGCTGCTGTGGAGCCCATCCGAAGAGGAAGAAGAGCAGTTGCGCCGCGACTGGGAAGAGTTAATGGATCTTATTGTTTTGGGTCAGGTTGAACGGATCACCGCACGCCACGGCGAGGTGCTACAACTTCGCCCAAAAGCGGCTAACAGCAAAGCGCTGACAGAAGCTATCGGCATCCATGGCGAACCTATCCTCACGCTGCCGCGCGGTTTTTATCTGAAGAAAAATTTTACTGCGGCGCTGCTGGCCCGGCATTTTTTGTTGTAA
- the recC_2 gene encoding exodeoxyribonuclease V gamma subunit, with the protein MLRVYHSNRLDVLEELMEYLIEQHPQPDPFDPEVVLVQSTGMAQWLQMTLAKKFGISANIEFPLPASFIWDMFVRVLKDVPLESAFSKQSMSWKLMTLLPQMLERPEFALLRHYLDDDPDKRKCFQLATRVADLYDQYLVYRPNWLARWEAGETIDGIGESQQWQAPLWKALVELTDQLNQPQWHRANLYQRFISTLENAEQAPAGLPKRVFICGISALPPVYLEALQALGKHIDIHLLFTNPCRYYWGDIKDASYLAKLLSRQRQRTRTHEISPLFQDSVLAPSLFNDNGEQNTANPLLASWGKLGRDYLFLLSGLERFQELDAFVDITPDNLLHRIQRDLLELENHAVAGVDLETYETSASKRLLDPQDQSLTLHVCHSPQREVEVLHDRLLKMLEEDPDLTPRDIIVMVADIDSYSPFIQAVFGAARDKRRIPFAISDRRARQAHPALQAFISLLSLPDSRFTAEDVLALLEVPALAARFSIDEQGLRYLRQWVAEAGIRWGMDDDNVREFDLPVTGQHTWHFGLTRMLLGYAMESRVGEWQSILPYDESSGLIAELAGNLADLLMQLNLWRAGLSQDRPLVEWLPVCRDLLQSLFAPDSETEAALTLIEQQWQAMIEQGVASHYGDDVPLSLLRDEISSRLDQERISQRFLAGPVNFCTLMPMRSIPFKVVCLLGMNDGVYPRTLAPLGLI; encoded by the coding sequence ATGTTACGGGTTTACCACTCGAATCGTTTGGATGTGCTTGAGGAGCTCATGGAGTATCTCATTGAGCAGCACCCTCAACCCGATCCTTTCGATCCTGAAGTGGTGCTGGTGCAAAGCACCGGGATGGCGCAGTGGCTTCAGATGACGCTGGCCAAAAAATTCGGCATTTCAGCGAATATTGAGTTTCCGTTGCCCGCGAGTTTTATCTGGGACATGTTCGTACGCGTATTAAAAGATGTTCCGCTGGAGAGCGCGTTTAGCAAGCAGAGCATGAGCTGGAAGTTGATGACGCTGCTGCCGCAAATGCTTGAACGGCCAGAATTCGCCTTGCTTCGTCATTATCTCGACGATGACCCGGACAAGCGTAAATGTTTTCAACTCGCCACCCGGGTTGCGGATCTCTACGACCAGTATCTGGTCTACCGGCCCAACTGGCTGGCGCGCTGGGAAGCTGGGGAAACCATCGATGGCATTGGCGAGTCTCAGCAGTGGCAAGCGCCGCTGTGGAAAGCGCTGGTTGAATTAACCGATCAACTGAACCAACCGCAATGGCATCGCGCTAATCTTTATCAACGGTTTATTTCTACGCTGGAAAATGCCGAACAGGCACCAGCAGGTTTGCCGAAGCGAGTTTTCATTTGTGGTATTTCCGCGCTGCCTCCGGTTTACCTGGAGGCATTACAGGCCCTCGGCAAACACATTGATATCCACCTTTTATTCACCAACCCTTGTCGTTATTACTGGGGGGATATCAAAGACGCCAGCTATCTTGCGAAGCTGTTGAGCCGGCAGCGCCAGCGAACCCGTACGCATGAAATTAGCCCGCTTTTCCAGGATAGCGTCCTGGCACCTTCGTTGTTTAACGATAACGGCGAACAGAATACGGCTAACCCATTGCTGGCTTCCTGGGGAAAACTTGGACGAGATTATCTGTTTTTGCTGTCCGGCCTCGAACGGTTTCAGGAACTGGATGCCTTTGTGGATATCACGCCAGATAACCTGCTGCATCGTATTCAGCGCGATTTACTGGAGCTCGAAAATCATGCGGTTGCAGGCGTAGATCTGGAAACCTATGAAACCAGCGCGAGCAAACGGCTATTAGATCCGCAGGATCAAAGCCTGACGCTGCATGTCTGTCACAGCCCCCAGCGTGAAGTTGAAGTCCTGCACGATCGGTTGCTAAAAATGCTGGAAGAAGATCCTGATCTGACGCCGCGCGACATCATCGTCATGGTGGCGGATATAGACAGCTACAGCCCGTTCATTCAGGCCGTATTTGGCGCCGCCCGCGACAAACGACGCATCCCGTTTGCGATATCCGACCGACGCGCACGACAAGCGCATCCGGCTTTGCAGGCGTTTATTTCGTTGCTGTCGCTGCCTGACAGCCGCTTCACGGCGGAAGATGTGCTGGCATTGTTGGAAGTGCCCGCGCTCGCCGCACGGTTCTCCATTGATGAACAAGGGCTTCGCTATTTGCGCCAGTGGGTCGCTGAAGCTGGTATCCGGTGGGGAATGGATGACGATAACGTCCGGGAGTTCGATCTTCCCGTGACGGGGCAGCATACCTGGCATTTTGGCCTGACCCGCATGCTGCTGGGCTACGCCATGGAAAGCCGTGTCGGCGAATGGCAATCGATCCTGCCGTATGACGAATCCAGCGGTCTGATTGCCGAACTGGCGGGGAATCTGGCGGATCTGCTGATGCAGCTCAATCTCTGGCGGGCAGGTTTAAGCCAGGACAGGCCGCTGGTTGAATGGCTACCTGTATGCCGCGATTTATTGCAAAGCCTGTTCGCGCCAGACAGCGAAACGGAAGCGGCGCTTACGCTTATTGAACAGCAATGGCAGGCGATGATCGAACAGGGCGTGGCATCGCATTATGGAGACGATGTTCCGCTAAGTTTACTGCGTGATGAAATTTCTTCGCGCCTCGACCAGGAACGCATCAGCCAGCGTTTTCTGGCGGGGCCGGTTAACTTCTGTACGCTCATGCCGATGCGTTCTATTCCGTTTAAAGTGGTTTGTCTGCTGGGCATGAACGATGGCGTCTATCCGCGTACCCTCGCACCGCTTGGTTTGATTTAA
- the recC_1 gene encoding exodeoxyribonuclease V subunit gamma, producing MSDKPLKGDRSRRDDDRYLFLEALISAQHQLYISYIGRSVQDNAERFPSVLVEELVDYVAQSHYLPGDASLNCDESAQRVKQHLTRLHPRTPFEPENFRVGDERQSYAREWLPAACGEGQAQPSFIHPLTPFETTEITLEQLARFWRHPVRAFFQMRLRVNFHAEDVELMDAEPFTLDSLDKFYLNQDLLTALVEQQDPEPLFRRYKASGSLPYGPFGELFWEEQLAEMQTMADEIIALRCESENMEIDLEIEGHHITGWLPQVQQDGLLRWRPSVLRVEHGMQLWLEHLVYCACGRHGSSRLYGRKSTRWHFPPMEKEQAKAYLQTLIEGYKSGLTEPLIMLPQSGGEWLKACYNKETDAILWDEDTQHKARTKLIQAWTGSYNVEGEGADMWYQRLWRTLEQEYYDAIVEQAQRYLLPLFRFNQTE from the coding sequence ATGAGCGACAAACCCTTAAAAGGCGATCGAAGCCGCCGCGATGATGACCGCTATCTGTTCCTTGAAGCGTTGATTTCTGCGCAGCATCAGCTTTACATCAGTTACATCGGCCGGTCGGTGCAGGACAATGCGGAGCGCTTCCCGTCGGTGCTGGTGGAAGAACTGGTCGATTACGTCGCGCAAAGCCATTATTTACCGGGGGACGCGTCGTTAAACTGCGATGAGAGCGCGCAGCGCGTTAAGCAACATCTTACCCGCTTGCATCCCCGTACGCCGTTTGAGCCGGAAAACTTCCGCGTGGGCGATGAACGTCAGAGTTATGCCCGCGAATGGTTGCCCGCCGCGTGTGGAGAAGGGCAGGCGCAGCCTTCCTTCATTCATCCGCTCACGCCCTTTGAAACCACAGAGATCACGCTTGAACAACTGGCGCGTTTTTGGCGGCATCCGGTACGCGCCTTCTTCCAGATGAGACTGCGGGTTAACTTTCACGCTGAAGACGTGGAGTTAATGGATGCGGAACCCTTTACCCTCGATAGCCTGGATAAATTTTACCTGAACCAGGATTTGCTCACGGCGCTGGTGGAACAACAGGATCCCGAACCGCTTTTTCGCCGTTATAAAGCCTCGGGCTCGCTACCTTACGGTCCTTTTGGCGAACTGTTTTGGGAAGAGCAGCTCGCAGAAATGCAAACGATGGCGGATGAAATTATTGCCCTGCGTTGTGAAAGCGAAAATATGGAAATCGATCTTGAGATCGAGGGCCATCATATAACCGGTTGGTTGCCGCAGGTTCAGCAGGATGGGCTGTTACGCTGGCGTCCCTCAGTATTGCGTGTTGAGCACGGCATGCAACTTTGGCTTGAGCATCTTGTCTATTGTGCCTGTGGGCGTCACGGGAGCAGCCGTTTATACGGGCGAAAATCCACGCGCTGGCACTTTCCGCCGATGGAGAAAGAGCAGGCAAAAGCCTACCTGCAAACGCTCATTGAGGGGTACAAATCTGGCTTAACCGAGCCGCTGATTATGCTTCCTCAGTCCGGGGGCGAGTGGCTAAAAGCCTGCTACAACAAAGAAACGGATGCCATATTGTGGGATGAAGATACCCAGCATAAAGCCCGCACGAAGCTGATACAGGCCTGGACAGGAAGTTACAATGTTGAAGGCGAAGGCGCGGATATGTGGTATCAACGTTTATGGCGTACGCTGGAGCAGGAATATTACGACGCGATTGTCGAGCAAGCTCAGCGTTACTTATTGCCCCTGTTTCGGTTCAACCAGACAGAATGA
- the mutH_1 gene encoding DNA mismatch repair protein, translating into MSLLRPMPAPPEDESQLLAQAQSLAGYTLSELAALANIPIPADLRRDKGWTGVLLERWLGATAGSKPEQDFAALALS; encoded by the coding sequence ATGTCATTGCTTCGTCCTATGCCGGCTCCGCCCGAAGATGAAAGCCAGTTATTGGCCCAGGCGCAGTCGCTGGCTGGCTATACCTTAAGCGAGCTGGCGGCGCTGGCGAATATTCCCATTCCTGCTGATTTGCGCCGGGATAAAGGCTGGACGGGTGTGCTGCTTGAACGATGGCTTGGCGCAACCGCAGGCAGTAAACCTGAGCAGGATTTCGCGGCGCTGGCGTTGAGCTGA
- the ppdC gene encoding prepilin peptidase-dependent protein C, whose amino-acid sequence MSAALSPRVRKGFSLTEVLVALVLYGVVITSLMGYHRGLSLSFHSLWQYRELWRIAAQQVEPSALPPPSGWTVTRGQTSVAGCVSISVIVTSPAGRRGELSRLQCP is encoded by the coding sequence ATGTCAGCTGCCCTGAGCCCACGCGTCAGAAAGGGTTTTAGCCTGACAGAAGTGCTTGTGGCCCTGGTGTTATATGGTGTGGTGATAACGTCATTAATGGGTTATCACCGGGGGTTATCACTAAGTTTTCATTCATTATGGCAGTATCGCGAACTTTGGCGCATCGCCGCTCAACAGGTTGAACCTTCTGCGCTCCCTCCGCCTTCTGGCTGGACCGTTACGCGGGGGCAGACATCCGTGGCCGGATGTGTCAGCATTTCGGTTATTGTTACCAGCCCAGCGGGCAGACGAGGAGAGTTATCCCGTTTGCAATGCCCGTAA
- the ppdA gene encoding Prepilin peptidase-dependent protein A, whose product MEMMVVMTIVIMLGGAGMYGWRDWKQQQQLRQTALQVRDFLTRLREDANGYNRDHLLWVEQHGRGWCLASRTETVTNCETPSSWHINAVSPEVQLVEITPGLGFFGLRNTAWPGHIRLRNESGEWRIVVSAWGRIRACNMKSGATC is encoded by the coding sequence ATGGAAATGATGGTGGTAATGACGATTGTCATTATGCTCGGCGGAGCGGGTATGTATGGCTGGCGGGACTGGAAGCAACAGCAGCAGTTGCGTCAAACCGCGCTACAGGTCAGAGATTTCCTGACCCGTTTGCGTGAAGATGCCAACGGATATAACCGCGACCATCTGCTTTGGGTGGAACAACACGGCCGCGGCTGGTGTCTGGCAAGCCGTACGGAGACAGTCACAAACTGTGAAACCCCGTCCTCCTGGCACATCAACGCGGTTTCGCCTGAGGTTCAACTGGTAGAGATAACGCCAGGCTTAGGCTTCTTCGGGCTGCGTAATACGGCATGGCCGGGGCATATACGGCTTCGAAACGAAAGCGGCGAATGGCGCATCGTCGTCTCCGCCTGGGGACGCATTCGTGCCTGTAATATGAAGAGTGGGGCCACATGTTAG
- the ptsP gene encoding phosphoenolpyruvate-protein phosphotransferase (PTS system, enzyme I), whose translation MLTQLREIVEKVASAPRLNEALNILVNDVCLAMDTEVCSVYLADNDRRCYYLMATRGLKKPRGRTVTLAFDEGIVGLVGRLAEPINLADAQKHPSFKYVPAVKEERFRAFLGVPIIQRRQLLGVLVVQQRELRQYDESEESFLVTLATQMAAILSQSQLAALFGQYRLTRIRALAAAPGVAVAPGWMDSTVPLMEQVSEASTLDPGLERERLTFALEEASGEFRRYSKRFAAGAQKETAAIFDLYSHLLSDPRLRRELFDEVTKGSVAEWAVKKVIEKFAAQFAALSDNYLKERAGDLRALGQRLLFHLDDTIQSPSTWPERFILVADELSATTLAELPHDRLAGVVVRDGAANSHAAIMVRAMGIPTVMGADIQPSILHSRMLVVDGYRGELLVDPEPVLLQEYQRLVSEENELSRLAEDDVDQPAALKSGERVQVMLNAGLSPEHEEKLGSRIDGIGLYRTEIPFMLQSGFPSEEEQVAQYQGMLQMFNEKPVTLRTLDIGADKQLPYMPISEENPCLGWRGIRITLDQPEIFLVQVRAMLRANAATGNLNILLPMITSIDEVDEACRLIERAGREVEEMLGYAIPRPRIGVMIEVPSMIFMLPHLTNRIDFISVGTNDLTQYLLAVDRNNTRVANLYDSLHPAMLRALSTIATEAQRYCIDLCLCGEMAGDPMCVALLVGLGFRQLSMNGRSVARVKYLLRHITQEEAQTLAKRSLDAQLATEVRHQVAAFMERRGMGGLIRGGL comes from the coding sequence ATGCTGACCCAGTTGCGAGAAATAGTTGAAAAGGTAGCCAGCGCGCCGCGATTAAACGAAGCGCTGAATATCCTGGTGAATGATGTTTGCCTGGCGATGGACACCGAGGTGTGTTCCGTCTATCTGGCAGATAACGATCGTCGCTGCTATTACCTGATGGCAACCCGGGGGCTTAAAAAGCCGCGTGGCCGCACGGTCACGCTGGCCTTTGATGAAGGTATTGTCGGCCTGGTTGGCCGCCTTGCCGAACCTATTAACCTTGCCGATGCGCAAAAACACCCCAGTTTTAAATATGTTCCTGCCGTAAAGGAAGAGCGTTTCCGCGCTTTTCTTGGCGTACCCATTATTCAGCGCCGTCAGTTGCTGGGCGTGTTGGTTGTTCAGCAACGCGAGCTTCGCCAGTACGACGAAAGCGAAGAGTCCTTTCTGGTTACGCTCGCCACCCAAATGGCGGCGATCCTGTCGCAATCCCAGTTAGCCGCGCTTTTCGGCCAGTACCGCCTGACCCGTATCCGTGCACTCGCCGCTGCGCCTGGCGTCGCGGTCGCGCCGGGCTGGATGGATTCCACGGTTCCACTTATGGAACAAGTGTCGGAAGCCTCCACCCTCGATCCGGGGCTTGAGCGGGAGCGGTTAACCTTCGCGCTTGAAGAGGCCTCCGGCGAGTTTCGACGCTACAGCAAACGCTTTGCCGCGGGTGCGCAAAAAGAGACCGCAGCGATTTTCGATCTTTACTCGCATTTATTGTCGGATCCCCGGTTGCGCCGCGAACTGTTCGACGAGGTGACAAAAGGCTCGGTAGCGGAGTGGGCGGTAAAGAAAGTCATTGAGAAATTTGCCGCCCAGTTTGCCGCGTTAAGCGACAACTACCTCAAAGAGCGCGCGGGTGATCTGCGCGCGCTGGGGCAGCGGCTGCTGTTTCATCTCGACGACACCATTCAGAGCCCCAGCACTTGGCCGGAGCGTTTTATCCTGGTGGCTGATGAACTGTCGGCTACCACGCTCGCTGAACTGCCTCACGATCGTTTAGCGGGTGTCGTGGTGCGTGACGGCGCGGCCAACTCTCATGCCGCGATTATGGTGCGCGCCATGGGGATCCCTACGGTGATGGGCGCAGATATCCAACCCTCGATACTGCATAGTCGTATGCTGGTGGTGGACGGGTATCGCGGCGAGCTGCTGGTCGATCCGGAACCGGTACTGCTTCAGGAATATCAGCGCTTAGTCAGCGAAGAAAATGAGCTTAGCCGTCTGGCGGAAGACGATGTCGACCAGCCAGCCGCGCTGAAAAGCGGTGAACGGGTTCAGGTGATGCTGAACGCCGGGTTAAGCCCAGAGCATGAAGAAAAGCTTGGTAGCCGGATTGACGGCATCGGGCTCTATCGCACTGAAATCCCGTTTATGTTGCAAAGCGGCTTTCCGTCCGAGGAAGAGCAGGTTGCGCAGTATCAGGGCATGCTGCAAATGTTCAATGAAAAACCTGTCACGTTGCGTACGCTCGACATCGGGGCGGACAAACAGCTGCCGTATATGCCTATCAGCGAGGAAAACCCCTGCCTTGGCTGGCGCGGAATACGCATAACCCTCGATCAGCCGGAAATTTTTCTGGTCCAGGTGCGGGCCATGCTGCGAGCCAATGCCGCTACTGGCAACCTCAATATTCTGCTGCCGATGATCACCAGCATCGACGAAGTCGACGAAGCCTGTCGTTTGATTGAACGTGCCGGGCGCGAAGTCGAAGAGATGCTGGGCTACGCCATTCCCCGTCCGAGAATTGGCGTGATGATTGAAGTGCCCTCGATGATTTTTATGCTGCCGCATTTAACCAATCGCATCGATTTTATTTCCGTCGGCACCAATGACCTGACGCAGTATTTGCTGGCCGTCGATCGTAACAATACCCGGGTCGCTAACCTGTACGATAGCCTGCACCCCGCTATGCTCAGAGCGTTAAGCACCATCGCGACGGAAGCGCAGCGTTACTGCATCGACCTGTGCTTATGCGGCGAAATGGCCGGGGACCCGATGTGCGTCGCGCTTTTAGTCGGCTTAGGTTTCCGCCAGCTTTCTATGAATGGCCGTTCGGTCGCCCGTGTGAAATACCTGCTGCGCCATATCACTCAGGAAGAGGCGCAAACCCTGGCTAAACGTAGCCTTGACGCGCAACTGGCGACGGAAGTGCGTCACCAGGTGGCGGCATTTATGGAGCGTCGCGGTATGGGAGGCCTGATTCGCGGCGGCCTGTAG